TTTCTTAGAACGTATTTGTTGTCATAAAAAATAAAGAACCTATTGAGCTTCCAGCTCGATTCTTTTCCCGAACTCTATTTAAATAACCATTTTGGGAATAAATATGATTTGTTTAAGAAATATTTAGCATTCTTTTTCCGTTATAGAGTTAATAAGTACAACATAATAAATTAATTATATAATTTAATATTAAATTATGTGTTGAATAATTAATATTTGTTTAACTTTGAAATGTAACCAAACTATATTGTTTAATCTCAAAACCAAATCACATGTCACAAAACATTTTGAACAATGCTAAGAAATTAGGCAAAAGCGATTTAAAAGAAATCACGGGAGGGGTTATCACTCCGGATCTTTCGCTTTGCGGATGCAGTTGTACAGGAGCCGTTACAGGTCCGAAATACTGCACACAATACATCGGATGTCCGGGAGTAATTACCTGCTAAGTCTGATGCTTAAACAGAATTATTTCGATTAGAAATAAACATTTCCACATTTAATACGCAAAAACCTTCCGGAATTCCAGAAGGTTTTTGCAATTGTCAATATTTTTCAGAAATGCTTTAATCGGTTTCGTGTCAAAATTTAATTCATAATAAAAAGAAGACTTCCTACGCTGATAAATACCCAAAGAAAAATAGCAATTCCTAAAGGTTTTAATCCAATTGCTTTCAAAGTTTGAAGTGATAGTGTGGAACCGATAAAAAATAAGGTCAGGTTTAATCCTGACTTCGCCAGAACGGTTATTACAGAGCTGAACTGATCAAAAAACGGGAAGTACGTATTCAGCAAGATTGCCATGATAAAATATCCGATAAACCATGGGATTTTAATTTTGGACTCTTTGTTTTTAAAAATAAACATGGTTAATAGAGAAACCGGAATAATCCACAGCGCTCTCGCTAATTTTACCGTTGTCGCCACTTTTAAGGCCTCATTTCCGTACTTACTTGCCGCGCCGACCACAGAACTCGTATCATGAATTCCAATGGCACACCATAGCCCGAATTGCTCCTGCGAAAGGTGCAGCCAATGGCCAATAGCAGGATATACAAACAAAGCGATGGAATTAAGTGTAAAAATGATTGCTAAGGCTAAAGAAATCTGTTTTGTACTTGGTTTGATGATCGGAGAAGTGGCTGCAATGGCGCTTCCGCCACAAATTGCTGTCCCGACGGAGATCAAATAGGATAAAGGTCTTTCGAGTTTGAAAAACTTTCCAAGAAAATAACCTAAGATCATAATGGTCGAAATACTAATGATGGTTAATATAAATCCGGTTTTACCCGCCTGTAATGCTTCATTGAGTTTTAAACCAAAACCTAACCCCACAATAGAGATTTGTAACAGGAGGTGAATATAATGATGCAGGTACTTCTCAAATGGATTTCCAATGATCAGAGCCAATCCGAATCCTAATAACAGAGCAATAGGAGAGGAAACGAATGGGGTAAGACATACGATACTCATTGCAATGAAAAAGAACTTTTGTAATGTCGTATTATGATTAAAAATTTTCATGTGTGGAATTTTAATTGATGAGTTCAAAATTCCGTAAATTATTATTACAAAGTAAATTGTATTTTGTTATTTGTAATAACTTTTAGTTATGATTAGGTGGTTTTACTTCTAAATCCTGCTGATGAATTGTAAGAATAGCCGTATCAATTCGGATTGCTCTCCTTTTGGAAGGATACAATGAAAATCCCTTTCTATACTGAAGTTTTTGATATCTATGATGCTGAGTGTTTTGTTTTTCAGCTCATTTAAAATGGTGGAAATGGATAAAAAGGCCATGCAATCAGAATGTAGGAGGTAGTTTTTAATACTTTCGCTGCTTCCCAGTTGCATCACGATATTCAGTTTTTCAATGTCAATTCCGCTGTCTTTTAATCTGTTTTGAATAAATTCCAAAGATCCGGAGCCCTGTTCTCTGAAAATCAACTCTAAATTGTATACATCTTTTATGCTTACATTTTTATTGATCATTTGATGATGAGCCCTGGCTACCAATACAATTTCGTCAGGTTTGAAAGGCTTGTATTCAAATAAAGAAGATTGAGATTCTCCTTCAGTAAATCCAAGGTCTATTTTACCATTTTGTAAAAGTGACGAAATATTTTCAGTATTGTTCGTGATCAGTTCGATCTTAATATCTTTATAATACGAATGAAATTTGGCTAAGATTTCAGGTAAAATATATTGGGCAACAGTCGTACTCGCACCGATAATTAATTTGCCTTTATGTTGCTTATTCACCTGATTGATTTCAAATTCCAGATCGCGATAAACGTTCCTTATTTTTTCAGCGTAGCCCAATAGAATTGTACCGCTTTGGGTAAGCTGTATAGAAGTTCCTTTTCGATCAAATAATTTGGTGTTCAGCTGATTTTCAATTTCCTTGATATGTTTGGTTACGGCCGGCTGACTGATGCTCAATTCATCCGCCGCTTTGGTAAAACTCAGTCTCGAAGCTACCGTGTGAAAAACTTTTAATCTATAATCGAACATATTTCTGGTTGATGGTTGATAGTTCTTAGTTTTCATAAAATTACGAATCTTACATTAACAACCAGCAACTATCAACCAATAACTAGGGTAAACTGATGAAAATAGTAAACGCAAAGGTTTTATACCCTCTGTATTTTATTGTAAGGGAGCAAAGAAAAGTGGCAATTGAAAAGCTGCATGGCTAGTGCGATCGCTTCATCAAATCAACTTGTTGATTCTTCTTTGCTCACTTAATATTCGAATAATTAAAATAAAACTTGGCGTCAAAATAAATATTCAGGATAATTAAGACCTCTTGGCTTCATTTACTTCACAAATAAATGGAATATCCTTGAATTAGTAGTAAAGTTTTAAGTTTTGGCTGAAGCCAATCGGTATCTACTTTATTGAAAACGGACTAAAGTCCGTTTCTATTGAAAATCTCAACTATAATAAATCATTGTTTCATGCGTTTGACCTAACCAACAACCGGTTTTTACAGATCAGAAAAACTTTTATCATTAAGATGATCAAATCTACGATTTTTTGCCTGACCGATTTTCTGTCGAGTGTAAATACTGTTATTTCCCGAAAGCAAATAAGAAACAATACAGGCAATGGCAATATAAACGCCACTTTCGGAACCGAATAATTCAATGCCCATCAGCATACAGGCGAGGGGAGTGTTGGTGGCTCCCGCGAAAACAGCCACAAAACCCATTCCTGCCAATAGTCCAAACGGAAGTGGAATAATTAAGGATAAAGCGCTTCCCAAAGTAGCTCCAATAAAGAATAGCGGCGTTACCTCGCCACCTTTAAATCCTGCGGCGAGCGTTACGATGGTAAAGATCATTTTTAAGGCAAAATCAGATAAAGGAAGTTGTGTATCAAAAGATTCCACAATCGTTGGAATTCCCAGGCCGATATATCTTGTGGTTCCCATCGCAAAAACAGCAAGTGCAACGAGCGTTCCGCCAATAACGGGGCGCAGGGGAGGATATTTAATTTTAGATTTAAAAACAGAACCGGCCCAATGAATGCCTCTGCTGAAAGCTGCAGCACAGACTCCGAAGGCAATTCCCGCCAGAATACTGTAAATTATTGGCAAAAATTCAAGCTTAGGAATAAAATCAATGTGATAATGGGTGTGTT
The sequence above is a segment of the Chryseobacterium sp. MYb264 genome. Coding sequences within it:
- a CDS encoding LysR substrate-binding domain-containing protein, with translation MKTKNYQPSTRNMFDYRLKVFHTVASRLSFTKAADELSISQPAVTKHIKEIENQLNTKLFDRKGTSIQLTQSGTILLGYAEKIRNVYRDLEFEINQVNKQHKGKLIIGASTTVAQYILPEILAKFHSYYKDIKIELITNNTENISSLLQNGKIDLGFTEGESQSSLFEYKPFKPDEIVLVARAHHQMINKNVSIKDVYNLELIFREQGSGSLEFIQNRLKDSGIDIEKLNIVMQLGSSESIKNYLLHSDCMAFLSISTILNELKNKTLSIIDIKNFSIERDFHCILPKGEQSELIRLFLQFISRI
- a CDS encoding YeiH family protein, whose product is MKIFNHNTTLQKFFFIAMSIVCLTPFVSSPIALLLGFGLALIIGNPFEKYLHHYIHLLLQISIVGLGFGLKLNEALQAGKTGFILTIISISTIMILGYFLGKFFKLERPLSYLISVGTAICGGSAIAATSPIIKPSTKQISLALAIIFTLNSIALFVYPAIGHWLHLSQEQFGLWCAIGIHDTSSVVGAASKYGNEALKVATTVKLARALWIIPVSLLTMFIFKNKESKIKIPWFIGYFIMAILLNTYFPFFDQFSSVITVLAKSGLNLTLFFIGSTLSLQTLKAIGLKPLGIAIFLWVFISVGSLLFIMN
- a CDS encoding voltage-gated chloride channel family protein, which produces MPKHQRTLRAKTVFYTQFFFRKYPALPYIAKWLCISFIIGALVGTASAGFLQSLEWATQFRENHIWIIAFLPVAGFLVGLLYYYFGKNVEAGNNLLIENIHEPKEIIPFKMAPFVYLGTIITHLFGGSAGREGTALQMAGAIADQLTKPFRLDQNERRILIISAIAAGFGSVFGTPLAGAVFGLEVFLIGKIRYNAIFPAFASAILANWATNLWNVKHTHYHIDFIPKLEFLPIIYSILAGIAFGVCAAAFSRGIHWAGSVFKSKIKYPPLRPVIGGTLVALAVFAMGTTRYIGLGIPTIVESFDTQLPLSDFALKMIFTIVTLAAGFKGGEVTPLFFIGATLGSALSLIIPLPFGLLAGMGFVAVFAGATNTPLACMLMGIELFGSESGVYIAIACIVSYLLSGNNSIYTRQKIGQAKNRRFDHLNDKSFSDL